Sequence from the Punica granatum isolate Tunisia-2019 unplaced genomic scaffold, ASM765513v2 Contig00334, whole genome shotgun sequence genome:
AACGCCCGACTCTCCTTCCTGAGGTCTGAAAGTAACATTTCTACAGCAGTGTGATCTTTTTTCTCAGAAAATACCCGAATCGCAAAGTTGAAGTCTGTGTCTTGCAAACCTGAGTCCAAGTTCTTCCGCGACCACGAGAAGAATCTTAGAACCCTTCTAGAGGGTACCTCGCTGTCTTTACATAATTCCACCACTCGGGTCACGAGTGAAGGAGTTAACGAGTCCTTAAATTGATCGAGCCTCAATTCAAGATCGTCCAAGCCTCCAATTGCTGTCGAGACCAAACTGCACAGCTCATTCACCATCCGTGCATCCAAGCAACTGCAATAAGGTCGTTTAAACAGGCGAATGCAATTCCAGGCACTCATAGTTCGCATCAAGAAGATTTTCCATTCCGGGTTTCTTCAAAGCAACAATTCATCGAACAGGCGCAGGACACTAGCCGAAACACCACTATGCACTAAACGCCGGAATCTCCGAAGCTATGATGATTACGAAGATGGTGGAAAATCGCACGTGCTTTCAATTGCACAAAACAGCAACTAAGAAATGAGCTGAGCTTCGGATCCTCCCGCAGCGCCGGGCAAGGATCCTTCATTGCCAGACAGTTAAAAACAGTTGATGGAGCGAGCTCAGCTTCGTTTATGTctgaaacaaaattttcaaatctttcCCCAAAGAAAGGTTTATTTCAATACGATCCCCATTTCCCaagaaaaatttcaattcGCCCCCCAGAATTTTGCTTTCCCGTCTGAAAGAATGTAATAATTAATCAAGGGCTGAATGAATGTAACAATTAATCAAGGGCTGAATGAATGTAACAATTAATCAAGGGCACAGATGGAAATTCATAAACATTGTGGCCGTGTTATGGAAATTGCAGTTCCTTGTGACCTCGAGATATTCTCAACCTATTAATAGAGAGTTTTcactcgggcttcggctactctaatgaaaaataatgataattttaGTAAATTTGATTAGAgtcaatttatttttagattaatattaattaattaattaaaaattaatattgtaAAATCGTCTCCATATGAGagcttttcttcctttctgtGAATGAATCCTCCTCTCGAGACTCCTCCAGTTGTGAATGTTGAAGCCTCCGAGTAGGATTTGCTTCATTTAGGATTTCGGTTTAACAAATTTGGCGTAAGGCTTTCCGGGGCGATCGAGGGAGCGATGAGTCAGGTGTTCGAGGGCTACGAGCGCCTGTATTGCGACCTCTCTGCAGACCCGTCACGGAAATGTGCTGCAGCCAGAGCTCTCAGGGGTGGTACGAGGGTGTTGGATAACCGAGCACGTGCGCAGCGGAAAGTTTAAttacggtaaaaatcaaatttttatcgcgtgctcgtttaatcaaaaacttcaagatcacaTCTTGACATAAGAATCACCTTCTAAACGAATAGATAACATCACACAATGAATCCATAAGAAAAGTTACGAACTTTTCACTAACCTTATTGATTCGAGTCGATCAAATTAGCCGTCCAAGTGTCCGGCCTCTAGCTCGTCCACACGAGcacgtctccaccgagattagactcctctcgacccgtacactccgatctaggtcaccgatctcgaacggaatcgtcatggaatgaaaggatctcttcAAGGACGCCAAGGACAACACCGAAATGCCGAATCGGATCCGAGAAGAACTCCGATCAGCCTTGGGAGTTCACGGCAACAATTGTTCAGCcgtctctcctcttcctctctttctaaTATTAGGGTTTTCGATCAAGTAACCTCTAGGGTTAACCgtaagaacatatctatatatattcttacccagggactaaaatgcaattattaattaatccgaattaattaataaatcacaaatgagtcctcacaaTTTAATTCATCCAATGACTTACCCTTAtagttagaaagaaagattaaataagtccttgacacgagtttctatcaatagacaatctatttaCAGAAACTttccaaataaggaaactatcgtgtttccttaatatatttatccttgatattgaactcggcttcaggatgtgctagcacccttacaaccacattgcaagcctcgttcgataattaatttctaattaacttccttaattagaattaattcttttctcggtttagacacgctcaatgtgtgtgactaactaggttcatcatcaaatggcaatgggattataatatcaactcatttgatactaccagaaactctttctgtaaccaaaagcataattcccaaaatgcccttggttcccaaagttcacgagtgacacctagcagcatatcgtgacaatccaaaagatgacgaatgtataattgaaacattctgatgaacctctGATCGTATATACCATGCACTAAATCCtttcactacaagatcccgaTCTAGCTAGAGCTacggtaaatgccaaactctatagccgattatatggactctctaatttcattcttagatccGTAGCACTTGAACAGAAACTCCTTTTTATTCAAGTCTATCTATCCCGACCGAGGATTTCTCAATCCAGAataaaactcatatccataggacatttttcctgtttactcaggttagtGAATCCCGTATTGATCAgacacctaactccaagtataactaactaggaccactatctgccgaatactcacgctaagcacaaatacattagcagtagcaaatcctaattacctatacttgagatagcgttccatctcaggtctaaggactatatgcactaatacgatccagacaacattcattgacattagtaaattaccgtatgaatgTTATATGCACgtcacgttcgactacttatcatataaatatccacatatctgtcatgataacagttatcaaatagcatgagactcactactccatcttcattagtatctgtatACTAATAATGGAAACAGATAGAGGCGAGGATCTatctggagaaataatgtccagttaagtctcctacgatcgtgaacagtttaaagatattcttaccgaattacttcgtcactcatattcttaactcttaagaatgaagcattcaaaatatcttaaggactttattctaataaacatagacaatatacgaataatagaataaactttattgccataaaaggaattattcaaatacataaatcaagctctagggcatatcactaacagAGGGCGCATCTGAATTCCAAGCAAACGTGACTACAATGCTTTTGCTATTGCCTTTCGTTTGATGGGCATGAGATAGATGTTGCTTCGAGTTTTCTGGCCATTGGAAGGTTTTGAATTTGCTCATTTCATCGCGCCTGTTTATTCAATCACGACGAATATGGGAACTCTCCCTTGTATTGAATTGAGGGAGACACCGATCTCTGTCATACCATTATGTGCATTATCTTCAGAATGTTATTGATTGTCAGACGGTCTTGCCCCATGCCTATGTAATCTGCAGAGCAGAAGCAGCAGAAAGTTTCCGAAATTAATGGCGGAATAGATGAAGCGGAGGCTCTGGTATTTGAAACCATTAACCATCTTCTTTCCAtcgttttttcaaatttttctcaTATCTCCTTCCGAAATCTCGAACCTCTGTCGGGATTCTTCCCATTTCCTAGGTTCCGAAAATGGACCTTGAGGCAAGGACCTTGCAGCCGAGTGTGAAAGCTGCTCTCATCGCAAAGTTAAGAGAGTACAGGAGGGACCTGAACAATATTAAAGACATGGTTAAGCGAATCAGCAATCCTGTTGCAGGAGACGAGTTGTTTTGACTCGGGAATGCCCGATGCAACATGGTACCTCCGTGCCTCTCACTCCCTGAATTCGGGAATGCCCAAGTTACTTATTACCGATCATGGCTGCTGATCCAAGAGGGAGACTGTTGATGGCCACGGAGAGATTAAACCGCTCGAGCGACAGAATCAAAGAAGGTCGAAGGATGATGCTCGAGACCGAGGAGATCAGCATCTCGATAAGTCAAGATCTACATCAGGGACGCCAGTCATGGCTGCACGCCCATAACACAGAACAGTCTATCGTCCCAAGCAACAATGGCCAGTTAGTCACATAATCTCCCCTTACAGTCGAGTCTGATGATTACTGATCCGAGTTTCTTAAATTGCAGCTTCATGGGGTGGACGAAAATATCGGCAGGAGCAAGCGGATTTTGACAGCCCTGTCGAGATGGATGAACAGGAACTAGTGGATAATCTGTTCGTTGGTGTCGGCTTTGGTCACTGCAATCATTCTGATCATCTACTTCAAGCTATTCCACTAAGACTGATCCCCCggtatttgaatattttgatATTCACCTATGCAAATGAAAAAGAGCTCGTATGCTATTTGTTATTCGAGGTTGACGGGAAGTAGCCCTGAAAACTCAGCATTTGCCGAGAAACTGTCGTTTTATA
This genomic interval carries:
- the LOC116190155 gene encoding vesicle transport v-SNARE 13-like — translated: MSQVFEGYERLYCDLSADPSRKCAAARALRGEQKQQKVSEINGGIDEAEALVPKMDLEARTLQPSVKAALIAKLREYRRDLNNIKDMVKRISNPVAGDELF